In a single window of the Mycobacteriales bacterium genome:
- the pstC gene encoding phosphate ABC transporter permease subunit PstC — translation MTAVLERARTAAPARPRGPVWVPVLSGTGGCLGLLGALLVVGFVAAGLASGEIAWRTLLTTPVWDPPNGIFGVTAMVWGTAAVSTVALALAVPIGWGAAVGLHEQLPPRLSRPLRSAVELLAAVPSIVYGLVGVAVLRPFVSRLGDVPGGDSLLAAGLVLAVMVLPTIVAVSVDALAAVPASVREAAYALGLTRREVIRAAVLPLARPGMRAAVLLGLARALGETIAVFLLIGRADGRLPDPGSALQSLLSPGQTLTTKLGGPEPVLAGAVGEHRAALSAVALLLLLTVAGATLAGSRRGRPARRGARRPAGRWRPGTDHAVTLLRSGAVLLPVLLLGGIVTLLLARGGSALSPSFWWSPAVGSSGGGVRDQIAGTVLLVAAAGAVALPAGLGLGLVLGEYTGARATRALRTATLTLGGVPTILLGLAGYAFFSTALGWSKSWLAGSLVLVVVTMPIVALATAARLDQLAPARREAALALGLTRSQLVRSVLLPHARPAVLTGLLLGLARAAGETAPLLFTATVFAGAATFPSGVVQAPVQALPTHIFTLAQDAADPAALDAAWGSALVLVALAGLLLLAAIPARRRLERA, via the coding sequence ATGACCGCCGTGCTGGAGCGGGCGCGCACTGCCGCGCCAGCGCGCCCGCGCGGTCCCGTCTGGGTGCCGGTCCTGTCCGGCACCGGCGGGTGCCTGGGGCTGCTCGGCGCGCTGCTCGTCGTGGGTTTCGTCGCCGCCGGACTGGCCTCCGGTGAGATCGCCTGGCGCACGCTGCTCACCACCCCGGTCTGGGACCCGCCGAACGGCATCTTCGGCGTCACCGCGATGGTGTGGGGCACCGCCGCGGTTTCGACCGTCGCGCTGGCACTCGCCGTGCCGATCGGCTGGGGAGCAGCCGTGGGCCTGCACGAGCAGCTGCCGCCACGACTCTCGCGCCCGCTGCGCAGCGCGGTCGAGCTGCTCGCCGCGGTGCCGTCCATCGTCTACGGGCTGGTCGGTGTCGCGGTGCTGCGGCCGTTCGTGTCCCGCCTCGGCGACGTCCCGGGCGGGGACAGCCTGCTGGCCGCCGGGCTGGTGCTCGCGGTCATGGTCCTGCCGACGATCGTCGCGGTCAGCGTCGATGCACTCGCGGCCGTCCCCGCCTCCGTGCGTGAGGCGGCCTACGCCCTCGGGCTGACCCGGCGCGAGGTGATCCGCGCGGCGGTGCTGCCGCTGGCCCGGCCCGGCATGCGCGCCGCGGTGCTGCTCGGCCTGGCCCGGGCGCTCGGTGAGACGATCGCGGTGTTCCTGCTCATCGGCCGCGCCGACGGCCGGCTGCCCGACCCGGGCTCCGCGCTGCAGTCGCTGCTGTCGCCCGGCCAGACGCTGACGACGAAGCTCGGCGGTCCGGAACCGGTGCTCGCCGGAGCTGTCGGCGAGCACCGGGCCGCGCTGTCGGCGGTCGCCCTGCTGCTCCTGCTCACCGTCGCCGGTGCGACGCTCGCGGGCAGCCGCCGCGGCCGTCCTGCGCGCCGCGGCGCGCGCCGCCCGGCGGGGCGCTGGCGGCCGGGCACCGACCACGCCGTCACCCTGCTGCGGTCCGGCGCCGTCCTGCTCCCCGTGCTGCTCCTGGGCGGCATCGTCACCCTGCTGCTCGCCCGCGGCGGGAGCGCGCTCTCCCCGTCGTTCTGGTGGAGCCCGGCCGTCGGGTCGAGCGGCGGCGGCGTGCGCGACCAGATCGCCGGCACGGTCCTGCTGGTCGCGGCCGCGGGTGCGGTGGCGCTGCCCGCCGGACTGGGCCTCGGTCTGGTCCTCGGCGAGTACACCGGCGCCCGCGCCACCCGCGCGCTGCGCACCGCCACCCTCACCCTCGGCGGTGTGCCGACGATCCTGCTCGGGCTCGCCGGCTACGCGTTCTTCTCCACCGCGCTCGGTTGGAGCAAGTCCTGGCTGGCCGGCTCCCTGGTGCTGGTGGTCGTCACCATGCCGATCGTCGCGCTGGCCACGGCCGCACGCCTGGACCAGCTCGCGCCGGCGCGGCGGGAGGCAGCGCTCGCGCTGGGCCTGACCCGCAGCCAGCTGGTCCGCTCGGTGCTGCTGCCGCACGCGCGGCCGGCGGTCCTGACCGGGCTGCTCCTGGGCCTCGCCCGCGCAGCCGGCGAGACCGCACCGCTGCTGTTCACGGCGACCGTGTTCGCCGGTGCGGCGACCTTTCCGAGCGGCGTCGTGCAGGCGCCCGTCCAGGCGCTGCCGACGCACATCTTCACCCTCGCCCAGGACGCCGCCGATCCCGCCGCCCTCGACGCTGCCTGGGGCAGCGCCCTGGTGTTGGTGGCCCTCGCCGGCCTGCTGCTGCTGGCGGCGATCCCGGCACGGCGCCGGCTGGAGCGGGCATGA